From one Trifolium pratense cultivar HEN17-A07 linkage group LG1, ARS_RC_1.1, whole genome shotgun sequence genomic stretch:
- the LOC123904175 gene encoding WD repeat-containing protein 91-like isoform X1, producing the protein MEKMHYAEELVREFLVFRGFTNTLEAYETELRTDVGKGFQVDKILDLIFSLYIPKFQIDKLVALLGFFKHYISSSSETTLVSTFSKLEASVLRFYVVHALQSNRRDKVVEFFTVHGPDLLQSSQDDWTQWFAIPYVKNPQLDPEFRIFFSKEWYQALHLSVRNFFSEIFNATRLPALLKISSEMNATNILKRDIAHLNIKLSELQALLNEKEAQLRQFRSMEGSISSSPSNLREDGTHMSKDSPEIEQDLVVGEPGNVQFEFIRSKSGDDSTFILNDYLGNGRAGNTTLKENDGEVSGEEDFAEVEVEHQETFLGHTSPISRCRFSASGNNIASASLDGTARIWTYDASTSASRNATIYCGTEILSLDWECKSDRLLLIGTSDGCIKAWNVDAKRVVCDLNTTEAFPSVLDIKCSPVEPIFVTAAASGGSGSNYFDNLGFASLTVWNMKTWKAMTVLPLGEDPPAITSLCFNHNGKILAASAVDGMIHMFDMSAGLQITGWPAHDSSISSILFGPDETSIFSFGSDGKIFEWSLQNQGQILWSRDCSRFCYPVSGSNYYRQDMALDANGRRLLVTSSSVRAPIYQVQDHLNGWRTLSHSAPITAVDWHPTLPIFLTGSADNSVRVTSLLS; encoded by the exons ATGGAGAAGATGCATTACGCTGAAGAATTAGTGCGAGAATTTCTCGTGTTTCGAGGATTCACCAATACACTCGAAGCTTACGAAACCGAATTACGAACCGACGTTGGAAAAGGTTTTCAGGTTGATAAAATTCTTGACCTAATTTTCTCCTTGTACATTCCAAAGTTTCAGATCGATAAATTAGTAGCGCTTCTCGGTTTCTTCAAACACTATATCTCTTCATCTTCCGAAACCACACTCGTTTCAACTTTCTCTAAATTGGAAGCTTCTGTTTTACGCTTCTATGTTGTTCATGCTTTGCAATCCAATCGGAGAGATAAGGTTGTAGAATTTTTCACTGTTCATGGTCCTGATTTGTTGCAGAGTTCTCAGGATGATTGGACTCAATGGTTTG CAATTCCTTATGTGAAGAATCCACAATTGGATCCCGAATTTAGGATATTTTTCTCTAAGGAGTGGTATCAGGCATTGCATCTTTCTGTTAGAAATTTCTTTAGTGAGATCTTCAATGCTACTC GTCTACCTGCTCTACTGAAGATTAGTTCAGAGATGAATGCTACCAACATACTCAAGAGAGATATCGCACATCTAAATATCAAATTGTCAGAACTTCAGGCTTTACTCAATGAGAAAGAGGCACAATTAAGGCAGTTTAGAAG TATGGAAGGAAGTATTAGTTCATCACCAAGCAATTTGCGCGAAGACGGTACTCATATGTCAAAAGATTCTCCAGAGATTGAGCAAGATTTAGTTGTGGGTGAACCTGGAAATGTTCAGTTCGAGTTTATCCGCTCCAAGTCTGGTGACGATTCaactttcatattgaatgaCTATCTGGGAAATGGCAGAGCTGGCAACACCACTCTAAAAG AAAACGATGGGGAAGTGTCTGGGGAAGAAGACTTTGCTGAGGTCGAAGTAGAGCATCAG GAGACATTTTTGGGGCACACCAGTCCAATCAGCCGGTGCCGCTTCTCTGCATCTGGAAACAATATTGCAAGTGCTTCTCTAGATGGAACTGCCAG GATATGGACATATGATGCATCAACTTCGGCGTCTAGAAATGCAACCATATATTGTGGCACTGAAATTTTGTCACTTGACTGGGAATGCAAATCAGACCGCTTG CTTCTAATAGGTACATCCGATGGGTGCATTAAGGCATGGAATGTGGACGCAAAGAGAGTTGTTTGTGACCTTAACACAACTGAAGCATTTCCAAG TGTATTGGACATAAAGTGCAGTCCCGTTGAACCTATTTTTGTGACTGCAGCAGCATCTGGAGG GTCTGGTTCCAACTATTTTGACAACCTGGGTTTCGCTTCACTGACTGTATGGAACATGAAGACATGGAAAGCCATG ACAGTCCTTCCTCTTGGAGAAGATCCACCAGCAATTACTTCTCTATGTTTCAATCACAACGGGAAGATTTTAGCAGCTTCTGCTGTTGATGGAATGATTCACATGTTTG ACATGTCTGCTGGTCTACAAATCACTGGTTGGCCTGCACATGATTCTTCCATCAGTTCTATTCTTTTTGGACCAGATGAGACTAGCATTTTTAGCTTCGGCTCTGATGGGAAG ATTTTTGAGTGGAGCTTGCAAAATCAAGGTCAAATCTTGTGGTCAAGAGACTGTAGTAG GTTTTGTTACCCTGTCAGTGGTTCAAATTATTACAGACAGGATATGGCATTAGATGCAAATGGGAGAAGACTCTTGGTAACATCCAGTTCAGTTAGAGCACCCATATATCAG GTTCAGGATCATTTGAATGGTTGGAGAACACTTTCTCACAGTGCTCCTATTACTGCTGTAGATTGGCATCCAACCTTGCCCATTTTCTTGACTGGATCAGCTGATAACTCTGTCCGAGTAACGTCATTATTATCATAG
- the LOC123904175 gene encoding WD repeat-containing protein 91-like isoform X2, translating to MEKMHYAEELVREFLVFRGFTNTLEAYETELRTDVGKGFQVDKILDLIFSLYIPKFQIDKLVALLGFFKHYISSSSETTLVSTFSKLEASVLRFYVVHALQSNRRDKVVEFFTVHGPDLLQSSQDDWTQWFAIPYVKNPQLDPEFRIFFSKEWYQALHLSVRNFFSEIFNATPALLKISSEMNATNILKRDIAHLNIKLSELQALLNEKEAQLRQFRSMEGSISSSPSNLREDGTHMSKDSPEIEQDLVVGEPGNVQFEFIRSKSGDDSTFILNDYLGNGRAGNTTLKENDGEVSGEEDFAEVEVEHQETFLGHTSPISRCRFSASGNNIASASLDGTARIWTYDASTSASRNATIYCGTEILSLDWECKSDRLLLIGTSDGCIKAWNVDAKRVVCDLNTTEAFPSVLDIKCSPVEPIFVTAAASGGSGSNYFDNLGFASLTVWNMKTWKAMTVLPLGEDPPAITSLCFNHNGKILAASAVDGMIHMFDMSAGLQITGWPAHDSSISSILFGPDETSIFSFGSDGKIFEWSLQNQGQILWSRDCSRFCYPVSGSNYYRQDMALDANGRRLLVTSSSVRAPIYQVQDHLNGWRTLSHSAPITAVDWHPTLPIFLTGSADNSVRVTSLLS from the exons ATGGAGAAGATGCATTACGCTGAAGAATTAGTGCGAGAATTTCTCGTGTTTCGAGGATTCACCAATACACTCGAAGCTTACGAAACCGAATTACGAACCGACGTTGGAAAAGGTTTTCAGGTTGATAAAATTCTTGACCTAATTTTCTCCTTGTACATTCCAAAGTTTCAGATCGATAAATTAGTAGCGCTTCTCGGTTTCTTCAAACACTATATCTCTTCATCTTCCGAAACCACACTCGTTTCAACTTTCTCTAAATTGGAAGCTTCTGTTTTACGCTTCTATGTTGTTCATGCTTTGCAATCCAATCGGAGAGATAAGGTTGTAGAATTTTTCACTGTTCATGGTCCTGATTTGTTGCAGAGTTCTCAGGATGATTGGACTCAATGGTTTG CAATTCCTTATGTGAAGAATCCACAATTGGATCCCGAATTTAGGATATTTTTCTCTAAGGAGTGGTATCAGGCATTGCATCTTTCTGTTAGAAATTTCTTTAGTGAGATCTTCAATGCTACTC CTGCTCTACTGAAGATTAGTTCAGAGATGAATGCTACCAACATACTCAAGAGAGATATCGCACATCTAAATATCAAATTGTCAGAACTTCAGGCTTTACTCAATGAGAAAGAGGCACAATTAAGGCAGTTTAGAAG TATGGAAGGAAGTATTAGTTCATCACCAAGCAATTTGCGCGAAGACGGTACTCATATGTCAAAAGATTCTCCAGAGATTGAGCAAGATTTAGTTGTGGGTGAACCTGGAAATGTTCAGTTCGAGTTTATCCGCTCCAAGTCTGGTGACGATTCaactttcatattgaatgaCTATCTGGGAAATGGCAGAGCTGGCAACACCACTCTAAAAG AAAACGATGGGGAAGTGTCTGGGGAAGAAGACTTTGCTGAGGTCGAAGTAGAGCATCAG GAGACATTTTTGGGGCACACCAGTCCAATCAGCCGGTGCCGCTTCTCTGCATCTGGAAACAATATTGCAAGTGCTTCTCTAGATGGAACTGCCAG GATATGGACATATGATGCATCAACTTCGGCGTCTAGAAATGCAACCATATATTGTGGCACTGAAATTTTGTCACTTGACTGGGAATGCAAATCAGACCGCTTG CTTCTAATAGGTACATCCGATGGGTGCATTAAGGCATGGAATGTGGACGCAAAGAGAGTTGTTTGTGACCTTAACACAACTGAAGCATTTCCAAG TGTATTGGACATAAAGTGCAGTCCCGTTGAACCTATTTTTGTGACTGCAGCAGCATCTGGAGG GTCTGGTTCCAACTATTTTGACAACCTGGGTTTCGCTTCACTGACTGTATGGAACATGAAGACATGGAAAGCCATG ACAGTCCTTCCTCTTGGAGAAGATCCACCAGCAATTACTTCTCTATGTTTCAATCACAACGGGAAGATTTTAGCAGCTTCTGCTGTTGATGGAATGATTCACATGTTTG ACATGTCTGCTGGTCTACAAATCACTGGTTGGCCTGCACATGATTCTTCCATCAGTTCTATTCTTTTTGGACCAGATGAGACTAGCATTTTTAGCTTCGGCTCTGATGGGAAG ATTTTTGAGTGGAGCTTGCAAAATCAAGGTCAAATCTTGTGGTCAAGAGACTGTAGTAG GTTTTGTTACCCTGTCAGTGGTTCAAATTATTACAGACAGGATATGGCATTAGATGCAAATGGGAGAAGACTCTTGGTAACATCCAGTTCAGTTAGAGCACCCATATATCAG GTTCAGGATCATTTGAATGGTTGGAGAACACTTTCTCACAGTGCTCCTATTACTGCTGTAGATTGGCATCCAACCTTGCCCATTTTCTTGACTGGATCAGCTGATAACTCTGTCCGAGTAACGTCATTATTATCATAG
- the LOC123904175 gene encoding WD repeat-containing protein 91-like isoform X3 produces the protein MEKMHYAEELVREFLVFRGFTNTLEAYETELRTDVGKGFQVDKILDLIFSLYIPKFQIDKLVALLGFFKHYISSSSETTLVSTFSKLEASVLRFYVVHALQSNRRDKVVEFFTVHGPDLLQSSQDDWTQWFAIPYVKNPQLDPEFRIFFSKEWYQALHLSVRNFFSEIFNATRLPALLKISSEMNATNILKRDIAHLNIKLSELQALLNEKEAQLRQFRSISSSPSNLREDGTHMSKDSPEIEQDLVVGEPGNVQFEFIRSKSGDDSTFILNDYLGNGRAGNTTLKENDGEVSGEEDFAEVEVEHQETFLGHTSPISRCRFSASGNNIASASLDGTARIWTYDASTSASRNATIYCGTEILSLDWECKSDRLLLIGTSDGCIKAWNVDAKRVVCDLNTTEAFPSVLDIKCSPVEPIFVTAAASGGSGSNYFDNLGFASLTVWNMKTWKAMTVLPLGEDPPAITSLCFNHNGKILAASAVDGMIHMFDMSAGLQITGWPAHDSSISSILFGPDETSIFSFGSDGKIFEWSLQNQGQILWSRDCSRFCYPVSGSNYYRQDMALDANGRRLLVTSSSVRAPIYQVQDHLNGWRTLSHSAPITAVDWHPTLPIFLTGSADNSVRVTSLLS, from the exons ATGGAGAAGATGCATTACGCTGAAGAATTAGTGCGAGAATTTCTCGTGTTTCGAGGATTCACCAATACACTCGAAGCTTACGAAACCGAATTACGAACCGACGTTGGAAAAGGTTTTCAGGTTGATAAAATTCTTGACCTAATTTTCTCCTTGTACATTCCAAAGTTTCAGATCGATAAATTAGTAGCGCTTCTCGGTTTCTTCAAACACTATATCTCTTCATCTTCCGAAACCACACTCGTTTCAACTTTCTCTAAATTGGAAGCTTCTGTTTTACGCTTCTATGTTGTTCATGCTTTGCAATCCAATCGGAGAGATAAGGTTGTAGAATTTTTCACTGTTCATGGTCCTGATTTGTTGCAGAGTTCTCAGGATGATTGGACTCAATGGTTTG CAATTCCTTATGTGAAGAATCCACAATTGGATCCCGAATTTAGGATATTTTTCTCTAAGGAGTGGTATCAGGCATTGCATCTTTCTGTTAGAAATTTCTTTAGTGAGATCTTCAATGCTACTC GTCTACCTGCTCTACTGAAGATTAGTTCAGAGATGAATGCTACCAACATACTCAAGAGAGATATCGCACATCTAAATATCAAATTGTCAGAACTTCAGGCTTTACTCAATGAGAAAGAGGCACAATTAAGGCAGTTTAGAAG TATTAGTTCATCACCAAGCAATTTGCGCGAAGACGGTACTCATATGTCAAAAGATTCTCCAGAGATTGAGCAAGATTTAGTTGTGGGTGAACCTGGAAATGTTCAGTTCGAGTTTATCCGCTCCAAGTCTGGTGACGATTCaactttcatattgaatgaCTATCTGGGAAATGGCAGAGCTGGCAACACCACTCTAAAAG AAAACGATGGGGAAGTGTCTGGGGAAGAAGACTTTGCTGAGGTCGAAGTAGAGCATCAG GAGACATTTTTGGGGCACACCAGTCCAATCAGCCGGTGCCGCTTCTCTGCATCTGGAAACAATATTGCAAGTGCTTCTCTAGATGGAACTGCCAG GATATGGACATATGATGCATCAACTTCGGCGTCTAGAAATGCAACCATATATTGTGGCACTGAAATTTTGTCACTTGACTGGGAATGCAAATCAGACCGCTTG CTTCTAATAGGTACATCCGATGGGTGCATTAAGGCATGGAATGTGGACGCAAAGAGAGTTGTTTGTGACCTTAACACAACTGAAGCATTTCCAAG TGTATTGGACATAAAGTGCAGTCCCGTTGAACCTATTTTTGTGACTGCAGCAGCATCTGGAGG GTCTGGTTCCAACTATTTTGACAACCTGGGTTTCGCTTCACTGACTGTATGGAACATGAAGACATGGAAAGCCATG ACAGTCCTTCCTCTTGGAGAAGATCCACCAGCAATTACTTCTCTATGTTTCAATCACAACGGGAAGATTTTAGCAGCTTCTGCTGTTGATGGAATGATTCACATGTTTG ACATGTCTGCTGGTCTACAAATCACTGGTTGGCCTGCACATGATTCTTCCATCAGTTCTATTCTTTTTGGACCAGATGAGACTAGCATTTTTAGCTTCGGCTCTGATGGGAAG ATTTTTGAGTGGAGCTTGCAAAATCAAGGTCAAATCTTGTGGTCAAGAGACTGTAGTAG GTTTTGTTACCCTGTCAGTGGTTCAAATTATTACAGACAGGATATGGCATTAGATGCAAATGGGAGAAGACTCTTGGTAACATCCAGTTCAGTTAGAGCACCCATATATCAG GTTCAGGATCATTTGAATGGTTGGAGAACACTTTCTCACAGTGCTCCTATTACTGCTGTAGATTGGCATCCAACCTTGCCCATTTTCTTGACTGGATCAGCTGATAACTCTGTCCGAGTAACGTCATTATTATCATAG
- the LOC123904390 gene encoding UPF0481 protein At3g47200-like: protein MMASHTTLEEKFVELQKAEQTPQNSQPKIQRVAEHLRNRNIFEKHYSPKLVSIGPIHHDNANLKLGEKYKLMWAAKYIQNTAHIPQNLHKKIADNIDELKGHFADNVLTLTGTGESLKGFSSLEEKLSWMLFVDGCSLLYILDKAKLDNPKPMNIKVDQLVLVVMDVLLLENQLPYLVLKLLWKNDNEIELIDTMKKFLECHHWTTPEDNKRSSRWWSCIQEKCFPNIKRKEVQQEGRSAHKHFIVKLTNDQSQSESPTHLLDLQRKIILTKSHSKTKSNEANGKNQDPKYSTETIKMMTYRNIQDLRAAGIKLKSSTTRRPTDIDFSEGWFAAKLTLPEIVVDDTTTTTFLNLIAYEMCPDFENDYGICSFAAFMDSLIDHPEDVKELRSKEILLNSLGSDEEVANLFNIISTDLVPNTNTYIEVRSKIHKHYRNTCKTWIALGIHTYLNNPWVFIAFLAAFIALALTFVQTWFAINPTC, encoded by the exons ATGATGGCATCCCACACTACTCTTGAAGAAAAATTTGTGGAGCTACAAAAAGCAGAGCAAACACCCCAAAATTCACAACCAAAGATACAAAGGGTGGCTGAGCATCTCAGAAACCGAAACATTTTTGAAAAGCATTACTCACCCAAGTTGGTATCAATAGGTCCAATCCATCATGACAATGCAAATCTGAAGTTAGGAGAAAAGTACAAGCTTATGTGGGCGGCAAAATACATCCAAAACACTGCACACATTCCACAGAATCTACACAAAAAGATTGCAGATAACATTGATGAACTGAAGGGTCATTTTGCCGACAATGTTTTAACTTTAACTGGTACCGGTGAGTCTCTAAAAGGCTTTAGTAGCCTTGAAGAAAAGTTGTCATGGATGTTGTTCGTGGATGGATGTTCTCTGCTATATATCTTGGACAAAGCTAAGCTTGATAATCCTAAACCTATGAATATTAAGGTTGACCAACTGGTTCTTGTGGTGATGGATGTGCTTTTATTGGAGAATCAACTTCCTTATCTAGTACTCAAGTTGTTGTGGAAAAATGACAATGAGATTGAATTGATAGATACCATGAAGAAATTTCTTGAATGTCATCATTGGACCACACCAGAAGATAATAAGAGGTCCTCTAGGTGGTGGTCATGCATTCAAGAGAAATGTTTTCCAAACATAAAGAGAAAAGAAGTGCAACAAGAGGGAAGAAGTGCACATAAACATTTTATTGTGAAATTAACAAATGATCAGTCACAGTCAGAGTCACCAACTCATCTGCTTGATCTTCAGCGTAAAATCATCCTCACTAAATCTCATTCCAAG ACCAAAAGCAATGAAGCTAACGGCAAGAATCAAGATCCGAAATATTCAACGGAAACAATCAAGATGATGACATACAGGAACATACAAGATTTAAGAGCCGCGGGAATAAAACTTAAGTCAAGCACGACACGAAGGCCAACAGACATAGATTTTTCTGAGGGTTGGTTCGCTGCGAAACTGACTCTTCCTGAGATTGTTGTGGACGACACTACAACCACTACTTTCCTCAACCTGATAGCATATGAGATGTGTCCTGATTTTGAGAATGACTATGGAATATGTTCTTTTGCAGCTTTCATGGATTCACTCATCGACCATCCTGAAGATGTGAAGGAATTGAGATCAAAAGAAATTTTGCTCAATTCCCTTGGCAGTGATGAGGAAGTTGCAAATCTTTTCAATATCATAAGTACAGACTTAGTACCTAACACAAACACATATATTGAAGTTAGATCCAAAATACACAAACATTACCGCAATACATGCAAGACATGGATAGCATTGGGTATTCACACCTATTTAAACAATCCTTGGGTCTTTATCGCCTTCCTAGCCGCCTTTATTGCACTGGCTCTCACTTTTGTTCAAACATGGTTTGCCATTAACCCGACTTGCTAA